One part of the Pseudemcibacter aquimaris genome encodes these proteins:
- a CDS encoding glycosyltransferase → MKILSFAIQFPNAVEPGSGINIKNLMLAMNKTANIKRTVIAPVPHCPRLRKITDRYQAYERLDESYMVDDIEIHHPRYVDYPYEFLNNEIKSIIKSIDENDLACQSSSFDLIEAQSLYPDALIAHHYAEKYNKPLLLTARGDDVHFWMDIKKHRDKIFSAIDYASKLICISGCLKDELTHHGISDNKLSIIPNGLDQDTFNLNVEANPLREKYYLSVGELSISKGQHVILDAFASLLKKRLIIVGDGEQRRALKQRAKDLGIAGRVQFIKYLDQSKLAEFYKGATATIHMSDMESMPSVINEALACGSPIITTNVGDIADIINDENGFLLDAQDDYLLVRAVEKLKHKDYDQNTIAKSSMTNNWQDTAQSNINIINEILS, encoded by the coding sequence ATGAAAATACTCTCTTTCGCTATTCAATTTCCAAACGCTGTCGAACCGGGATCAGGCATCAACATTAAAAACCTGATGCTGGCGATGAATAAAACCGCCAACATTAAAAGAACCGTTATCGCGCCAGTACCGCACTGCCCCCGCTTAAGAAAAATCACAGACAGATATCAGGCTTATGAACGACTAGATGAAAGTTACATGGTCGATGATATTGAAATTCATCACCCAAGATATGTTGATTATCCATATGAGTTTTTAAACAACGAAATCAAATCAATCATTAAATCCATTGATGAAAATGATCTTGCTTGTCAAAGCAGTTCATTTGATTTGATCGAGGCACAATCATTATACCCCGATGCGCTTATAGCCCACCATTACGCAGAAAAATACAATAAGCCATTATTATTAACCGCACGTGGCGACGATGTTCATTTCTGGATGGATATCAAAAAGCACCGGGATAAAATCTTTTCCGCAATTGATTACGCCAGCAAACTGATCTGTATCAGTGGGTGTTTAAAAGACGAATTGACCCATCATGGCATATCAGATAACAAACTGTCGATCATTCCAAACGGCCTTGATCAAGATACCTTTAATTTAAATGTTGAAGCCAACCCATTACGGGAAAAATATTACCTGTCTGTCGGCGAATTATCCATCAGCAAAGGGCAGCATGTCATTCTTGATGCCTTCGCAAGTCTCTTGAAAAAACGGCTGATCATCGTCGGTGATGGTGAACAAAGACGCGCATTAAAACAAAGGGCAAAAGATCTTGGCATCGCGGGACGGGTTCAATTCATCAAATATCTCGATCAATCAAAGCTTGCCGAATTTTACAAAGGGGCAACGGCCACCATTCATATGTCAGATATGGAATCGATGCCATCGGTGATTAACGAGGCACTCGCCTGCGGGTCACCAATCATCACAACAAATGTCGGTGATATCGCTGATATTATCAATGATGAAAATGGTTTCCTGCTTGATGCGCAGGATGATTATTTGCTTGTCCGTGCCGTCGAAAAATTAAAACATAAAGATTATGACCAAAACACAATTGCCAAGTCATCAATGACCAATAACTGGCAAGATACTGCACAAAGCAACATCAATATTATCAATGAAATTCTAAGCTGA
- a CDS encoding amidase: MNKNLATLVLMAVLSSCSEIPVNNEQETSQAEISINDFVLDEITVAELNEAYKNGTYTAEQVVKLYLGRIEALNKKGPRLNAVISVNPDAVAIAGALDQERQETGPRGPMHGIPILLKDNIDTKDNMPTTAGSIALKDNYAKEDSPLAASLREAGAIIIGKANLSEWANFRSTNSSSGWSGMGGQTRNPYLLTANTCGSSSGSGAAAAANMAAVTVGTETDGSVVCPAAYNGIVGIKPTVGLVSRTGIIPIAATQDTAGPMTRTVADAAYLLTAMVSQNAEDPATLSQPDVKVAYEDHLKADGLSGKRIGVIRSPFRMHDDLPEIFNENIEAMKAHGAVIIDDLEFGSREGIGKNEGTVLDYEFKHYLNEYLKNTPDAVETRTLEELIAFNIEHADEEMPYFKQEIFLDSQEKGPLTDQEYLEAAQGNQPAMQKVIDDLMDAHNLDLIVLPSRNPANSQDVINGDHPSGGGTSSYAAVSGYPSITVPMGYIHELPVSLSFIGRAYSEAMMIEAAYAFENATKVRRKPKFLPYVYE, encoded by the coding sequence ATGAATAAGAATTTAGCGACACTTGTGTTAATGGCAGTATTATCATCATGTTCAGAAATACCAGTAAATAATGAACAGGAAACTAGCCAAGCCGAAATATCGATTAATGATTTTGTTTTGGATGAAATTACCGTCGCTGAATTAAACGAAGCCTATAAAAATGGTACCTATACAGCGGAACAGGTGGTTAAATTATATCTTGGTCGTATTGAAGCGCTCAATAAAAAAGGGCCACGCCTTAACGCTGTTATATCCGTTAATCCGGATGCTGTTGCTATTGCGGGTGCGCTTGATCAAGAACGTCAAGAGACAGGCCCGCGCGGGCCAATGCATGGAATACCGATCTTATTGAAGGATAATATTGATACCAAGGACAATATGCCGACTACGGCAGGATCAATTGCGTTAAAGGATAACTATGCAAAAGAGGATTCACCACTCGCCGCGAGTCTTCGTGAGGCCGGTGCAATTATTATTGGTAAGGCGAATTTAAGCGAATGGGCTAATTTCCGTTCAACAAACAGCTCAAGCGGTTGGAGTGGCATGGGCGGTCAAACCAGAAATCCATATTTGCTTACCGCCAATACCTGTGGTTCCAGTTCAGGGTCAGGGGCTGCTGCTGCGGCCAATATGGCTGCGGTGACCGTTGGGACCGAAACGGATGGTTCGGTGGTGTGTCCGGCTGCGTATAACGGTATCGTTGGCATTAAACCAACAGTGGGACTTGTCAGCCGTACAGGAATTATTCCAATCGCGGCAACACAGGACACCGCAGGGCCGATGACCAGAACGGTTGCGGACGCAGCATATTTGTTAACGGCGATGGTTAGCCAAAATGCAGAGGACCCAGCCACATTAAGCCAGCCGGATGTTAAGGTCGCATATGAAGATCATTTAAAAGCGGATGGTTTAAGCGGTAAGCGGATTGGTGTCATTAGATCCCCTTTTAGAATGCATGATGATTTACCGGAAATTTTTAATGAAAATATTGAAGCCATGAAAGCACATGGCGCTGTGATCATTGATGATCTTGAGTTTGGCAGCAGGGAAGGGATCGGTAAAAATGAAGGAACAGTGCTCGATTATGAATTCAAGCATTACCTAAACGAGTATTTAAAGAATACTCCTGACGCGGTGGAAACAAGAACGCTTGAAGAATTGATTGCCTTTAATATTGAGCATGCGGATGAAGAAATGCCATATTTTAAGCAGGAAATATTTCTAGATTCACAGGAAAAAGGGCCGCTAACGGATCAGGAGTATTTAGAAGCAGCACAAGGCAACCAACCAGCCATGCAAAAGGTGATTGATGATTTGATGGATGCACATAATTTGGATTTGATTGTGCTTCCTTCAAGAAACCCTGCAAATAGTCAGGATGTAATTAATGGTGACCATCCAAGTGGGGGTGGTACGTCGTCTTATGCCGCGGTTAGCGGCTATCCGTCAATTACGGTCCCAATGGGGTATATTCATGAGCTTCCTGTATCATTATCATTCATCGGAAGGGCGTATTCAGAAGCAATGATGATCGAAGCGGCATACGCTTTTGAAAATGCGACAAAGGTCAGGAGGAAACCAAAATTCCTGCCTTATGTTTATGAATGA
- the pstB gene encoding phosphate ABC transporter ATP-binding protein PstB, translating into MNRMNVMDMNESHQATELKADPKMVAKNVNVFYGENHALRDINLDINPNEVTALIGPSGCGKSTFLRCLNRMNDTIEGCRVEGAITLDDRNINDKKIDVVQLRARVGMVFQKPNPFPKSIYDNIAYGPRIHGIANSKEELDDIVHSSLKKAGLWDEVHDRLDASGTSLSGGQQQRLCIARTIAIEPEVILMDEPCSALDPIATAIIEELIEDLKTRYAIVIVTHSMQQAARISQKTAFFHLGKLMEVGNTTDIFTNPKHEKTKDYITGRYG; encoded by the coding sequence GTGAACAGGATGAATGTTATGGATATGAATGAAAGTCATCAAGCCACAGAATTAAAAGCCGACCCAAAAATGGTCGCAAAAAACGTTAATGTTTTTTATGGCGAAAACCATGCACTTCGTGACATCAATCTGGATATTAATCCGAATGAGGTAACAGCCCTTATCGGCCCGTCTGGTTGTGGTAAATCAACATTCCTAAGATGCCTGAACCGCATGAATGACACCATCGAAGGGTGCCGCGTTGAAGGTGCAATTACACTGGATGACAGAAACATCAATGATAAAAAAATCGATGTTGTTCAACTTCGCGCACGTGTCGGTATGGTTTTTCAAAAGCCAAACCCGTTCCCAAAATCCATATATGACAATATTGCTTATGGCCCACGCATTCACGGTATCGCCAACAGCAAAGAAGAACTAGATGATATTGTTCATTCAAGCTTGAAAAAAGCCGGTCTTTGGGACGAGGTACACGACAGGCTTGACGCATCCGGCACTTCTCTTTCCGGTGGTCAGCAACAGCGTCTATGTATCGCAAGAACGATTGCCATTGAGCCAGAAGTCATCTTGATGGATGAACCATGTTCCGCGCTTGATCCAATTGCGACAGCGATTATCGAAGAGCTTATTGAAGATCTTAAAACACGTTATGCCATTGTTATCGTAACGCATTCCATGCAACAGGCAGCACGTATTTCACAAAAAACGGCATTTTTCCATTTGGGTAAATTAATGGAAGTTGGCAACACAACTGACATTTTCACAAACCCAAAACACGAAAAAACAAAAGATTATATCACTGGACGTTACGGTTAA
- the pstC gene encoding phosphate ABC transporter permease subunit PstC — MSVFSLLICLFLLLFSFYYVGKKKSLQVSNGDIKILHSLPIHYGWSAGINSFIPGFIVLSIWFIFGNSILDSMLLTNLGDKTTGLAPFELENLLNSVKGYFNAETPDQALLSHAEYYVDTSEKLAWAFFLAGLGLSCFSGYRTLSRMNPHVNARNNIEGIVRTILLIFSIIAIITTIGIVFSLLFESIRFFDQVSITEFVFGTQWSPQTAIRADQVGSSGAFGAVPLFVGTMLITIIAMMIAGPIGLLSAIYMAEFSSKRVRKIAKPLLEILAGIPTVVYGFIAALVVAPFIRNTGELLGLEIASESALAAGIVMGVMIIPLISSLSDDVISVVPQNLREGSLGLGATKTETVLKVILPSALPGIVGALLLATSRAIGETMIVVMAAGMAANLTINPLEAVTTVTVQIVALLTGDQEFASAKTLSAFALGLALFVTTLALNALALYIVRKYREEYD, encoded by the coding sequence ATGAGCGTCTTTTCATTACTTATTTGTCTGTTTTTATTGCTGTTTTCATTTTACTATGTCGGCAAGAAAAAATCGTTACAGGTATCTAACGGCGATATAAAAATACTTCATTCCCTGCCGATTCACTATGGTTGGTCCGCGGGAATTAACAGCTTTATACCCGGTTTTATTGTTTTATCGATCTGGTTCATCTTTGGTAATTCAATTTTGGACAGCATGCTTTTAACCAATCTTGGTGACAAGACCACTGGTCTTGCACCGTTTGAGCTAGAAAATCTTTTAAATTCTGTAAAGGGCTATTTTAATGCTGAAACCCCGGACCAAGCATTATTGTCTCACGCAGAATATTATGTTGATACATCAGAAAAACTAGCATGGGCATTCTTTTTAGCCGGTCTTGGCCTTAGCTGCTTTAGCGGTTACCGCACCCTTTCAAGAATGAACCCGCACGTCAATGCCAGAAATAATATCGAAGGCATTGTTCGTACTATTCTTCTGATCTTTTCAATCATCGCCATTATCACGACAATTGGTATTGTCTTTTCGTTGTTATTTGAAAGCATCCGCTTTTTTGACCAGGTATCCATAACCGAATTTGTATTTGGCACACAATGGAGCCCACAAACAGCCATCCGCGCCGATCAGGTCGGAAGCTCTGGCGCATTTGGCGCCGTACCGCTTTTTGTTGGTACAATGCTCATTACCATCATCGCCATGATGATCGCGGGACCTATCGGGTTGCTATCTGCTATTTACATGGCTGAATTTTCAAGCAAACGCGTTAGAAAAATTGCAAAGCCGCTTTTGGAAATTCTTGCTGGTATCCCAACTGTTGTTTACGGTTTTATTGCCGCGCTTGTTGTTGCGCCGTTTATCCGTAATACAGGTGAGCTTCTCGGTCTTGAAATCGCATCGGAAAGCGCACTTGCCGCAGGTATCGTTATGGGCGTAATGATTATTCCGCTTATTTCATCATTATCAGATGATGTGATCAGTGTGGTTCCACAGAATTTACGCGAAGGGTCACTGGGCCTTGGCGCGACCAAAACAGAAACCGTATTAAAAGTAATCTTGCCATCCGCCCTGCCCGGCATTGTTGGCGCATTATTGCTCGCGACATCCCGCGCCATCGGTGAAACCATGATTGTGGTTATGGCCGCCGGAATGGCCGCGAACCTTACCATTAATCCGTTAGAGGCCGTCACAACCGTTACCGTGCAAATTGTTGCGCTGTTAACCGGTGACCAAGAATTTGCGAGTGCTAAGACACTATCTGCGTTTGCCCTGGGGTTAGCGTTATTTGTAACAACGCTCGCGCTAAACGCTCTCGCACTATACATCGTAAGAAAATACAGAGAAGAATATGACTGA
- the phoU gene encoding phosphate signaling complex protein PhoU produces the protein MSNSHIVSSFDEDIKELRAKIVEMANFVEKQFSYAEEALLNQDLDLAKKIREQDKIVDDMEQNIEKKAIELIAIRSPMADDLREIISAIKISTALERIGDYAKNLSKRVTVLHESKNLEANYSVISQMISMINIMNKDVVDAYVNRNAEKAIAVWSRDMVVDNLYDGLFRQMLTYMMENPKSITPATHLLFVAKNVERAGDHITNIAELIYYIIEGTQLEMVRPKGDLSSEANVEFNAD, from the coding sequence ATGTCGAATTCACATATAGTCAGTTCATTTGACGAAGATATTAAAGAATTGCGTGCCAAAATAGTTGAAATGGCAAATTTTGTTGAAAAGCAATTTTCATATGCTGAAGAGGCACTGTTAAACCAAGACCTTGATCTTGCGAAAAAAATTCGCGAGCAAGATAAAATTGTCGATGACATGGAACAAAACATCGAAAAAAAAGCAATTGAACTGATTGCGATCCGTTCACCAATGGCGGATGATCTTCGGGAAATTATTTCCGCGATTAAAATAAGCACTGCTCTTGAACGTATCGGTGATTATGCAAAAAACCTATCCAAACGCGTAACTGTTCTTCATGAATCTAAGAACTTAGAAGCCAATTATTCAGTTATTAGCCAAATGATTTCCATGATCAACATCATGAATAAAGATGTTGTTGATGCCTATGTGAATAGAAACGCAGAAAAAGCGATCGCCGTATGGTCTCGTGATATGGTTGTGGATAACCTTTATGATGGTCTATTCCGTCAAATGCTGACCTATATGATGGAAAACCCAAAATCAATCACACCGGCAACGCATTTATTGTTTGTTGCCAAAAATGTTGAACGCGCTGGCGATCATATTACAAATATTGCTGAATTGATTTATTACATCATCGAAGGCACCCAACTTGAAATGGTAAGACCAAAAGGTGACCTAAGCAGCGAAGCAAACGTAGAATTTAATGCCGATTAA
- a CDS encoding DUF192 domain-containing protein, with translation MSSKVIVSGFIQRIFIALIGLFFVANIANAQQKFPTDTLSIISKDNTYDFDIELALDDSHRQYGMMFRTELPEMNGMLFIYDNKKRISMWMKNTFIPLDIIFVDEAGKIMRIEKMAQPRSLSLIRSGGLAKAVLEVNGGLADKLGIDVGDELIYSTFGNATK, from the coding sequence ATGAGTTCTAAAGTGATTGTAAGCGGGTTTATCCAAAGGATATTTATTGCACTTATTGGCTTGTTTTTTGTGGCCAATATTGCGAATGCACAGCAAAAATTTCCAACAGACACACTTTCCATAATCAGCAAAGATAACACATACGATTTTGACATCGAACTGGCACTGGATGACAGCCATAGACAATATGGCATGATGTTCCGTACAGAACTTCCTGAAATGAACGGTATGCTTTTTATTTATGACAATAAAAAGCGCATCAGCATGTGGATGAAAAATACCTTTATTCCACTGGACATTATATTCGTTGATGAAGCTGGGAAAATCATGAGAATCGAAAAAATGGCGCAGCCCAGATCGCTCTCGTTAATCCGTTCCGGCGGTCTTGCAAAAGCGGTTTTAGAGGTTAATGGTGGGCTTGCAGACAAACTAGGAATTGATGTAGGGGACGAGTTAATCTACTCCACATTTGGAAATGCAACAAAATAG
- a CDS encoding cold-shock protein: MSSSAIKGLTTDEDVELQKGSTSVSGNDATSSVSEHFDEIVGSIKWFDDVKGYGFIEADDTENRNKGDILVHFSILKEHDRGSLPEGTKVVCLSANRPKGRQAVKILSFDLSTAIEKSEPENKVTIDDSIYSDDDYVDVVVKWFNKVRGYGFVNRGDGGQDIFIHMEVLRHYEMDQLIPGQELSVVVGNGERGLMVNAIKAEA; the protein is encoded by the coding sequence ATGAGTAGCAGCGCGATAAAAGGTTTGACTACTGACGAAGACGTTGAACTTCAAAAAGGCTCAACAAGCGTTTCAGGTAATGACGCAACAAGTTCAGTATCCGAACATTTTGACGAAATAGTCGGATCAATCAAATGGTTTGACGATGTTAAGGGGTATGGCTTCATCGAAGCCGATGATACAGAAAATCGCAATAAAGGCGACATTCTGGTTCATTTTTCCATTTTGAAAGAACATGACCGTGGTTCCTTACCAGAAGGAACGAAAGTCGTATGTCTATCAGCCAACCGTCCAAAAGGACGTCAGGCCGTGAAAATCCTTAGCTTCGATCTTTCAACAGCCATTGAAAAATCCGAACCGGAAAATAAAGTTACAATTGACGATTCAATTTATTCTGATGATGACTATGTTGACGTAGTTGTTAAATGGTTTAACAAGGTTCGTGGATACGGATTTGTAAACCGTGGGGACGGTGGTCAAGATATTTTCATTCACATGGAAGTACTTCGCCATTATGAAATGGATCAACTGATTCCTGGACAGGAACTGTCAGTTGTTGTGGGGAATGGTGAACGTGGCCTTATGGTCAATGCCATTAAAGCAGAAGCATAA
- the mtnA gene encoding S-methyl-5-thioribose-1-phosphate isomerase — protein MPDKSIIADDLPLSIEWKDGELYILDQTLLPHKTVMEHHTNAEQVWDTIKRLKVRGAPAIGVSAAYGLCVEMRHHVNLSSDEFIQKVKEQADYLDSSRPTAINLNWAMKRMVECLDQNISGSNDEMLNALIREAELIHEEDKAISYGLAKVAEPLIKDGMGIMTHCNAGSLATSILGTATAPMYLAHDKGKNFKVYANETRPLFQGARLTAWELDKAGIDVTLITDNMAAHMMATGQINMVIVGTDRVVANGDVANKIGTLGVAILAKHYGIPFYVACPSSTIDMHTATGADIPIEERDGAEVTTILGQDVAAIGTKTRSPAFDVTPNELVTGIFTEKGMITAPYKDALEQLMKGA, from the coding sequence TTGCCGGACAAATCAATTATTGCTGATGACTTGCCGTTATCGATCGAATGGAAAGATGGTGAACTTTACATCCTTGATCAGACATTGTTGCCGCATAAAACGGTCATGGAGCACCATACAAACGCAGAACAGGTTTGGGACACCATCAAACGGTTAAAGGTGCGTGGTGCCCCTGCGATTGGCGTTTCGGCGGCATATGGATTGTGTGTGGAAATGCGACATCATGTGAACCTGTCATCAGATGAATTTATTCAGAAAGTGAAAGAACAAGCCGATTATTTGGACAGCTCACGTCCCACGGCCATTAATCTGAATTGGGCGATGAAACGGATGGTGGAATGTCTTGATCAGAATATATCTGGTTCCAACGATGAAATGTTAAATGCCTTGATCCGTGAAGCAGAATTGATCCATGAAGAAGACAAGGCGATCAGTTACGGTCTTGCCAAGGTCGCAGAACCGTTAATTAAAGACGGTATGGGCATTATGACCCATTGTAACGCAGGGTCACTGGCCACATCCATACTCGGCACGGCGACAGCACCAATGTATCTGGCCCATGATAAGGGTAAGAATTTCAAGGTTTATGCCAATGAAACAAGACCGCTATTCCAAGGTGCACGCCTTACCGCATGGGAATTGGATAAGGCGGGTATTGATGTAACGTTAATCACCGATAATATGGCGGCCCATATGATGGCGACCGGGCAAATTAACATGGTAATCGTGGGCACGGACCGTGTTGTTGCCAACGGTGATGTTGCTAACAAAATTGGCACCTTGGGTGTTGCGATCCTTGCGAAACATTACGGTATTCCATTTTATGTGGCCTGCCCATCCAGTACGATTGATATGCATACGGCGACGGGCGCAGATATCCCGATTGAAGAACGCGACGGCGCGGAAGTGACAACCATTCTCGGGCAAGATGTTGCCGCAATAGGCACCAAAACACGCAGCCCTGCATTTGATGTAACGCCAAATGAATTGGTAACAGGGATTTTTACTGAAAAAGGAATGATCACAGCACCATATAAGGATGCATTGGAACAGCTCATGAAAGGGGCATAG
- a CDS encoding alpha/beta hydrolase family protein translates to MRSLHFLLCYIALFSISVSQETEIKTGSYIINSTTTEIAGQNIATTNQAIIPHDEKLTWEITVPDNYSSENPPGILIYISPENEINIPRGWLDITKEKNLIWIAARNSGNDIYTMKRILLAMTGIQYVQDRYKLDLNRIYITGFSGGGRVASIMASQNPNIFKGAIYNCGVNFWNNVSDNNLDMIKENRYVFITGSEDFNLNDTRQVYSKYKKAGVSSVDLMVIPRMGHSNPRSSRLKRAIEFLDGS, encoded by the coding sequence ATGAGATCATTACATTTTCTGCTTTGTTATATAGCACTTTTTTCCATATCAGTTTCACAGGAAACTGAAATCAAAACTGGTTCATATATTATCAACAGCACGACTACCGAAATTGCAGGACAAAATATTGCCACCACAAATCAGGCAATCATCCCCCATGACGAAAAGCTAACTTGGGAAATAACAGTCCCAGATAATTATTCATCAGAAAACCCACCAGGAATTCTTATCTACATAAGCCCCGAAAATGAGATCAACATCCCACGCGGATGGCTTGACATTACGAAGGAGAAAAACCTGATCTGGATCGCAGCGAGAAATTCAGGAAATGATATTTATACAATGAAACGCATCCTGCTTGCGATGACAGGCATTCAATACGTTCAAGACCGTTATAAATTAGATTTAAATAGAATTTATATTACCGGTTTTTCCGGTGGCGGTCGCGTGGCCAGTATCATGGCAAGTCAAAACCCAAACATATTTAAAGGGGCCATTTATAACTGTGGGGTAAATTTCTGGAATAACGTTAGTGATAATAATCTGGATATGATCAAAGAAAACCGATATGTATTTATTACTGGTTCAGAGGATTTTAATCTTAACGACACCAGACAGGTTTATAGCAAATATAAAAAAGCTGGTGTATCAAGCGTTGACCTGATGGTAATACCGCGAATGGGGCATAGTAATCCAAGAAGCAGCAGGTTAAAACGAGCTATTGAATTTCTGGACGGCTCTTGA
- the pstA gene encoding phosphate ABC transporter permease PstA, which yields MTDTPETEQHIAKKKHKAKVDWNSQEQLDRLASRYRKEKLFKTLAICSLGTAIGALLVVLISIFITGFSGFTETRITMNINMDEAVIGDISAMNDEERSAHVAGINANRMLISALQEKFPDVTSRRDTFAMLRLFSVGAQTDIRDAILVDPSIIGQTVSIDLKAGSDVDMFLKGKISRDVEESDRKISDMQIAWVDQFSEEGSIKQGFNWGFFTSGDSREPELAGIWSATVGSFLTLMVTFFISFPIGVGSAIYLEEFAPKNRLTDLIEININNLAAVPSIIFGLLGLAIFINIMELPRSAPLVGGLTLALMTLPTIIITARAAIKAVPPSIKEAAIGLGASHMQTVFHHVLPLSMPGILTGAIIGMAQALGETAPLLMIGMVAFIVDTPSGISEAATALPVQVYLWADSPERGFLEKTSAAIMVLLLFLIIMNGLAIWLRQKFEKKW from the coding sequence ATGACTGATACACCGGAAACAGAACAGCATATTGCCAAGAAAAAGCACAAGGCAAAAGTAGACTGGAATTCCCAGGAACAGTTAGACAGGCTTGCTTCGCGTTATAGAAAAGAAAAACTTTTCAAGACGCTAGCGATCTGTAGCCTTGGAACGGCTATCGGTGCACTACTTGTCGTGCTGATCAGTATTTTCATTACTGGTTTTAGCGGCTTTACTGAAACACGCATTACAATGAACATCAACATGGATGAAGCCGTCATCGGTGATATATCAGCCATGAATGATGAAGAGCGCAGTGCTCATGTTGCAGGTATTAACGCCAACAGAATGCTCATTAGTGCATTACAGGAAAAGTTTCCTGATGTCACAAGCCGCCGTGATACATTTGCTATGCTGCGTCTTTTCAGTGTTGGCGCACAAACCGACATTCGTGATGCAATCCTCGTTGACCCATCAATCATCGGGCAAACAGTTTCCATTGATTTGAAAGCTGGCAGTGACGTTGACATGTTCTTAAAAGGAAAAATTTCCCGCGACGTAGAGGAAAGCGACCGTAAAATTTCAGACATGCAAATCGCATGGGTCGATCAATTTTCTGAAGAAGGTAGCATTAAACAGGGCTTTAACTGGGGCTTTTTCACCAGCGGTGATAGCCGTGAACCAGAACTTGCCGGCATCTGGAGCGCAACTGTCGGTTCATTCCTAACCCTGATGGTGACATTCTTTATATCCTTCCCAATTGGTGTTGGGTCGGCCATTTATCTTGAAGAATTTGCGCCAAAAAATAGGCTGACTGACCTGATTGAAATTAACATTAATAACCTTGCTGCGGTTCCGTCGATTATTTTCGGTCTTCTTGGTCTTGCGATCTTTATTAATATTATGGAATTACCGCGTTCTGCACCACTTGTTGGTGGTTTGACGTTAGCATTAATGACGTTGCCAACCATTATCATTACGGCACGTGCCGCCATTAAAGCGGTTCCGCCATCCATTAAGGAAGCGGCCATCGGCCTAGGCGCATCGCATATGCAAACGGTATTCCATCATGTATTGCCTTTAAGCATGCCGGGTATTTTAACAGGTGCGATTATTGGAATGGCGCAGGCACTTGGTGAAACAGCACCGCTTCTTATGATTGGTATGGTGGCCTTTATTGTGGATACACCATCCGGCATTTCAGAAGCAGCAACAGCCCTTCCGGTACAGGTTTATTTATGGGCGGATAGCCCGGAACGCGGTTTCCTTGAAAAAACAAGTGCCGCAATTATGGTATTATTATTATTCTTGATTATAATGAATGGTTTAGCCATTTGGTTGAGACAAAAGTTTGAGAAAAAATGGTGA